GCTGGAAGGGGTTTTCTGCTGTGACTTTTTATTTGAGATGCTGGGGTGCTCTGCCTCCCCCCAGGACCGTGGGCTGGCTCTTATGGTTGTGTGTGCACCCACAGCGTGAGGGAATTCATCCAAACAAATCTCCACACAAAGGGTGATGTTGTATCTCAGCCTGAATAGCTTCTGGAGAGAGGGGGGTTGTTCTCTTCTGCAGAGAGCTGCACCCTCCCTGTTacaagtattttaaaagtaaaccAGGTTTTCTAACTCTTTGTTTATTGCAGGGTGAAAGCGTCTTCTTTGTCATGACAAATCTGATTGTGACCCCAAACCAGAGACAAGACACGTGTCCTGAGGTAGGAAGAACTGAGCCCCTTGACCCCCAGACCCGTGCAAAACCAGGGGTAAGAACTGACAGAGGACACTTCTGGAGCaacaaagaaaggaaggatGAAAAAcaagtgtttttttcctgtagtgTAATACCTCAGTAGGGAGATTACTGTAAACCTGGGAGGCTCAGCTGTCTTAATTTCCAGAGGTGCTGATCATGTAGAGCCTTCCTGACTTTAGGTGGTGTTGGATTTCTTCCCAGCTGGAGATGAGACCTGGCAGAGATTGCTCAGGGTTAGGAAAGGCCATGGGAAAACAACTTCAGGGTAGTTATGGGTAGAGGAGACTTTTTAAGAGCCCCATCCTCTGTAGGGATGTTTGGAATGGGCTGGAGCCCGGGGGAGGAGGTCTCTGGCTGTGCAGGGAGTGCTGTGTCCACGGAGCACATGGATTTTCCATGTCACAGCCCGGAGCACAGCTGGAGTGGTCAGGGCACTGCTGTCCTCTGGTGGCCGTGCAGGGGCAGGTTTGGGCCAGAGAACTTGGTGGCTTAGATCCAAGGTAGGGCTATCTTAAAGCAAAGTGACCTCCTGCCTGGTTTTGGTGAGTActaatgttggtttttttcagtctgtccCTCTCCAGACTGAGCAGAACCCAAAACCAGGACAGTGTGAGTGAATCCTGGTGCTCCTGGTGGTGGGATATATTTGCATGACGCCCAGTTACCAGTTCAGCTGCGTGGTTTTAGTGCTCATACAGAGCATTCACCCCACGTCAGCAGCACTTTCTCACCCCTCCAGCTCTGGTGTCCTGTCACACTGTCCCTTGTGTCCTTTTCCACTTTGCAGAGTGCCAGCATTCCCGATGCCCTGTGTGACAAGGACACGGACTGCCTGGAAGGGGAAGCAGTGGTGGCTGGCAATGGTAAGGGAAGGGTAATGTCCTCTCTGTGCTGTGTCTGGTGTCCTTCAGAGGCCTCAGCCTGGTTACACCCCCTGATCTCTGATTTCAGAGAGCACCAaggcctttcttttctttcctttcttttcttaagATCCCTGCCTTGCTTGCATCGGTGGCTGGGCCAGGGAACCCTGGGTTGCTCAGAGACACAACAAGAGGGTGTTTGTTCCAGCTGAGAGGCCCTTtcacagcagggaggagagggaaaatcCTCTATTTTCACGTGCCCTGTAGGCAAGGAGGGGAGGTGACTGCTCGGTGTGACCTTTTCTGTGATGTCTGCTCGCAGGGGTTAAGACTGGCCGTTGTTTGAAAGACAGGGACAGCACCAGAGGGACTTGTGAGGTACTGGCCTGGTGCCCAGTGGAGAAAAGATCCAAGCCCAAGTATGTCCTGTTTCAAAACTTGAGTTGCTTGGCTTGTGTGTCACTCAGGGCAGTtcctgtgtcccctctgctTGTATGCTTGCTCAAATGTTGGCTCTTCAGTGCAGGAGGGGGCTCTgcaaggcccctctggcaggaCTGGCCCTCTGCTCCCCTTGCTTTGTTCCCTGGCTGTTCCCAGCTCTCAGGTCCCTGAACCTGCACACTCCTCACCAACCCCTTGCTGGCACTGTGGGGGAAGTGGCACGGCTGGCCTGGTGCCATCCAACCTTTTGGATGAAGATGCTTCTAAAATGGCAATTCAAGATTTCACATGTGTGCAGGGTACGAAGACAGAGAACAAACCCTTCTCTTCCAGGAAACCACTTCTGGGCAGCGCAGAAAACTTCACTGTTTACATCAAGAACTCCATTCGCTTCCCCAAGTTTAAGTTCTCCAAGTAAGTGCACAGgttcctgagctgctcctgctcaaCAGATATTCCCCCTCCTCCAGAAAAATGAAGTCCCTGGACAAGGCTGGCAAAAAaggcaaatttaaaaatatttgtttgcctttgctgctgcaaGATGAACAAACTAAAGCAGTGTAGAAAGGTGCGTGTTCTGGTTCTTGTCCTGGGCTCAGATAGGCAGCTCTAGCATCCCTTTGTTTTTCCCTTGAGAAAACCAGGTGGCCCTGAAGCAGTATGGCAGCCTGCACCATGCAAGCCCAGATTCAACTGGCCAAGTCCTTTTCTGGCCAGGAGGTCATTTTTGGGGAGACAGACTGCTTTCTCCAGGCCAGCAGCAGAGACACTCGCAGGATGACAAGGCTGGTGTGCACAGAGGGTGTTGGAGAAGCCTTTTGTCTTTGTAGGCTGTGAAGGCAAGAAAAGAGGGAGACAAGGTGGATTCCCCTGTTTCCTATGTGCAGGATGAATGTGCTGGCAACTGACAACGAGTCCTACCTGAAGAGCTGTCGCTACAGCCAGGAGCATCCCTACTGCCCCATCTTCGTGCTGGGGAACATCGTCCGCTGGGCTGGGGGCAACTTCCAGGAAATGGCCTCGGAGGTAGGAGTGCCCCTCGGGCTCATGTGTGTTCCCAGCTGGCCGTACTGCTCACTGGGAGGCTGTGAGGAGTcactgcccagggagctgcctCCTGTCCAGGCTGCACTGCAGAGGTGCCAGTGCTTAAAGTCAAGCTGGTCCTATTTATCctgtccccagggaatgggggtcCTCTAAAAGAGCTGGTTGGGTCAGCTATCTTCTATTCAGGGCTGCCCaaactgctgctctgccattGGGGATTCTTTGTTTAATTTCAGTGTTACTACACTGTTGGTTTAAACCCAGAACCCTGGAACTCCATCCCTGCATAAAAGATCATCTTCCCCACTGAAGTGTGGAATGAAATCAATGTCCTGGGATGAGAAGCCTCAGGATACCAGCACAGGGAAGAGTGGGTTGTAGAGTACTAATGGGATTAATGTCACACACCTGAACTCAGCCCAGCCAGGCCTGTGTGCCCCCTTGTCTGTGACCAGAAGTGCAGCTGTTTCTTGTCCCTGGGGAAAACCTGCCCAAGGGTCTGATAAATTTGAAGACACTTTAACTGAACTAAGCTTAAACAACTCACCCTGTCTCTCTCTTTTAAGGGTGGTGTGATAGGAATTCAGATTGAATGGAACTGTGATCTTGATAAAGCCCCTTCTGAATGTAATCCTCACTATTCTTTTAGCCGGCTGGATAACAAGTCTGCAGAAACATCCATCTCTTCTGGGTACAACTTCAGGTGGGTACAGAGGAGGGCACAATGCAGTaccacagctgggctgggctgcttgGACTTGCAGGTGCTGGAGGTTGGCAGTGGAGTGGCACCAAGCCTGTACCAGCCACTGCTCCAGCCAAGCACAGAGTGctgcagaggagggagggagggaggtagGGAGTGCTTCTGGCAGGCTAAAGCTCATTTTGCTAAGGGAACAGATCTGTTTGGAGAGATTTGTGAATTCAGAGGGGCAGGTGGACTTAAACCCAGCATTGTTGCATTCCAGGTTTGCCAAGTATTACCGGGATGCTGAGGGGGTCGACTACCGGACGCTCATTAAAGCGTACGGAATCCGCTTCGATGTGATGGTGAACGGCAAGGTGAGGCCCCAGGCCAGAATGTCCCAGAGCCTGGAGAGAAAGAAGGTGGGGACATTTCTCAGTGGGAAGGCAGTTCTGGGGTGAGACAGCCTCTCTGCCTTGTTGTAGGAAAGGGCTTTTCCCATCTGTCCATGTGGAGCTAACCCTGTGTAAGAGAGATTACCTGGAGTGCAGCTGAGCCTGCAACTCCTCTACTTAAAACCCGGCTCATGTAAAGCCCAGTGCTTTACATGAAGAAGTAAATGTGCCCCAGAGACTTGTTTTCCATGTGCAAgcactgcagagaaaaaggaaacctAATCCAGGGATGATGCCAGCTCAGAAATGCAGCCAAGGACAGTTGGATCTGAGACACACAGACCTTCAGCCTCCAAGATTGTTCACTGCAAATCCCCCGTGGTTGTGCCTGTGAACAAAACACACccatggggcagcagcagcttccccagTGTAGTACCACACCCTTGAGTTTGTTTGTGAGTTGTTCTCTCAGTGGTGATTTCATGACCTTTCTTCTTCCAGGCAGGGAAATTTAACATCATTCCCACCATTATCAATATCAGCTCAGGGCTGGCACTCATGGGAGCTGTAAGTGAATGTTCTGTCTTAAAGTAACATATTGGGACCCAGACCTCAAATGGGATGAAAATGGGATGGGGTGTTGAAATCTTTTCCAGCAGAATctttactgctctgactactcAGCCAGATGTGTCTGTGTCCTGTCTTAAAGGCATTTATTAATGTACCTGGCACCTAAAACACCTCCACAGGgggtatataatatatatatgcCCCAGGAAATGCATGGAGAATGAAGGAAAGTACTGCTTCTCCAAGTTATTCTTCAATTAATGTTCATTTCTAATGAGATCAGAACAGTTCCTCTCCCATTTCAAAGATAAAACACaagttctttccttttgcaGGGAGCTTTCTTTTGTGACCTGGTGCTGCTGTATCTGATCAAGAAGAGCAACTTTTATCGAGGCAAAAAGTACGAGGAAGTGAAGTAAGTGGGCCTGGATTTGTGTTAAAAATCATGGCTTTTTGTTATGAGTGATAGAAATAGGAGGAGGTACAGCAGCACAGTTCCAGGGAAATGAATTCCTCCAAATGAGTTTGGCCAAGTTATTGTCTCCCTCTGTATTCCTTGCTGCAGTgagctggggagcagagggagctgctgTGTCATGGTTGGACTGGCAATGGCCTCGTGCTGTTGGTCCCTCATGACCCAGGGTGGAATTGGGGCAGCTCCAACAGCCTCATAAAACTGAGATCTGGAGCTTTCACTGTGTGGAGGGGCCTTTGGGGTAAGGTGAGACAGGCCTGGCTGGGAACCTCTTTGCTTCCTGAAACAAACCCAGGCTGCTCATCCTCTTTGCCACCTGTGCTTGTTCCCCCAGGTCCAGTTCCAGGAAGTCCTTGTCGAGCCCTACGCTGAACGGGAATCAGAGCCCAGACCAGCTCGGCACGCTCTAGGCACAGCAATGGCTCTGCCAGCTGGACTCGTGCTCCAGGAAAACCACACAGGTGTGGCACCACACCAGCACTGGGAGGTGGACATACCCCAGATCAGGCCTACTATTATCAGGATTCCCAGAGGAAAAAGCCTCCTCTAAAGACTGCCTTTCTTCCCTAAGATTTCTCTGGTGTCCTGAGCTTGCAACAGTGTGTCATCACTATGGATTTATAAAATGATTTTTATAAAAGGACAAAGAAGGCACCAAAGGAATGTTTTCATGTCCACTGATAGATATATCTGTACTTATGCCAATAGCCAGCATTGTCCTGTGGCTGTGCTTTGCTTCCATGTGCAGAAAAGCTGTGATGGGAACCACCACTGGCACTTTGGGAAGGGCTGAAGCTGAAATCCAACCTaattcctgctctgctgccttggCAGCCACCgcttccagctcctgcctggctgatgTGACATCAGGTGTgaagcagcaggactgctctgctCGGGAAGTGCAGGGAAATGTGGCATTGGAGCAGCtcttggagctggggaaggggctgtgaCCCTGCAGGACCTGAGGCAAGGGGGGACAGTCACTCTTATGGGGGGTTCATGCACTGGAAAGCAACGTGGCCCTGGAAGCACCTGCACAGGTTCTGCCTCCTTGGTTCAGTGCCTGGTTTCATTTGCTCAGGATTGTCCTTCCTGCATCACTTCCTGGTTTCTCGTGGTGGGGAGATCTGGATGGGGCACTCAATGCTTCTGTTTCTCACAGcaccctgggctgtgctgcagactgaaaagagcagctctgccagtgaCACAGGCCTTGTCAGCTTCCTCCAAATACACCAACAGCAGGGGAATTTAGAAGACATCTGCCTGCTACTTCAACACCAGTAACCTCCAGGAAATACAAGCGGGGATGTAATCTCAGAAAAGGGCTTATGGAATATCATTGTGTTCTGTAAATGCTGCCCCATCACCACTGACTGGGAGCTGTCCTGATGAAGATTAAATGTGTCTGTGCACTCTTTGAATAACAAAATTTAAagggctcctgctgcagcatctGAGCGTGGCcttcagggagctgctgccatcGAGTGTCTGCAcaaatggcaccagcagctgcacCCACCTCTGCTTTAACTTCTTTAAGGTGGTTACTCTGAGGTACAGCTTCATCCTCAATTAAAATTCACCTCTGTTAGCAGCAGCAAACTCTGAACCCAGTCACTGATAGCAAACCCCACCCAGTCTAGTTCCCTCCCTCTGCTTCTGTGTATTGAGACAAAAATGGGGCTAGAAAGTAGAATTAAACAGCAGAGTTAATTTA
This region of Aphelocoma coerulescens isolate FSJ_1873_10779 chromosome 19, UR_Acoe_1.0, whole genome shotgun sequence genomic DNA includes:
- the P2RX5 gene encoding P2X purinoceptor 5 isoform X3; this encodes MGQVAWKALFLSLFDYKTEKYVIAKNKKVGVLYRVVQLSILAYLVGWVFVVKKGYQDTDTSLQSSVITKLKGVAFTNTSELGERLWDVADYVIPPQGESVFFVMTNLIVTPNQRQDTCPEVGRTEPLDPQTRAKPGSASIPDALCDKDTDCLEGEAVVAGNGVKTGRCLKDRDSTRGTCEVLAWCPVEKRSKPKKPLLGSAENFTVYIKNSIRFPKFKFSKMNVLATDNESYLKSCRYSQEHPYCPIFVLGNIVRWAGGNFQEMASEGGVIGIQIEWNCDLDKAPSECNPHYSFSRLDNKSAETSISSGYNFRFAKYYRDAEGVDYRTLIKAYGIRFDVMVNGKGAFFCDLVLLYLIKKSNFYRGKKYEEVKSSSRKSLSSPTLNGNQSPDQLGTL
- the P2RX5 gene encoding P2X purinoceptor 5 isoform X5; translation: MGQVAWKALFLSLFDYKTEKYVIAKNKKVGVLYRVVQLSILAYLVGWVFVVKKGYQDTDTSLQSSVITKLKGVAFTNTSELGERLWDVADYVIPPQGESVFFVMTNLIVTPNQRQDTCPESASIPDALCDKDTDCLEGEAVVAGNGVKTGRCLKDRDSTRGTCEVLAWCPVEKRSKPKKPLLGSAENFTVYIKNSIRFPKFKFSKMNVLATDNESYLKSCRYSQEHPYCPIFVLGNIVRWAGGNFQEMASEGGVIGIQIEWNCDLDKAPSECNPHYSFSRLDNKSAETSISSGYNFRFAKYYRDAEGVDYRTLIKAYGIRFDVMVNGKGAFFCDLVLLYLIKKSNFYRGKKYEEVKSSSRKSLSSPTLNGNQSPDQLGTL
- the P2RX5 gene encoding P2X purinoceptor 5 isoform X1, producing the protein MGQVAWKALFLSLFDYKTEKYVIAKNKKVGVLYRVVQLSILAYLVGWVFVVKKGYQDTDTSLQSSVITKLKGVAFTNTSELGERLWDVADYVIPPQGESVFFVMTNLIVTPNQRQDTCPEVGRTEPLDPQTRAKPGSASIPDALCDKDTDCLEGEAVVAGNGVKTGRCLKDRDSTRGTCEVLAWCPVEKRSKPKKPLLGSAENFTVYIKNSIRFPKFKFSKMNVLATDNESYLKSCRYSQEHPYCPIFVLGNIVRWAGGNFQEMASEGGVIGIQIEWNCDLDKAPSECNPHYSFSRLDNKSAETSISSGYNFRFAKYYRDAEGVDYRTLIKAYGIRFDVMVNGKAGKFNIIPTIINISSGLALMGAGAFFCDLVLLYLIKKSNFYRGKKYEEVKSSSRKSLSSPTLNGNQSPDQLGTL
- the P2RX5 gene encoding P2X purinoceptor 5 isoform X2; the encoded protein is MGQVAWKALFLSLFDYKTEKYVIAKNKKVGVLYRVVQLSILAYLVGWVFVVKKGYQDTDTSLQSSVITKLKGVAFTNTSELGERLWDVADYVIPPQGESVFFVMTNLIVTPNQRQDTCPESASIPDALCDKDTDCLEGEAVVAGNGVKTGRCLKDRDSTRGTCEVLAWCPVEKRSKPKKPLLGSAENFTVYIKNSIRFPKFKFSKMNVLATDNESYLKSCRYSQEHPYCPIFVLGNIVRWAGGNFQEMASEGGVIGIQIEWNCDLDKAPSECNPHYSFSRLDNKSAETSISSGYNFRFAKYYRDAEGVDYRTLIKAYGIRFDVMVNGKAGKFNIIPTIINISSGLALMGAGAFFCDLVLLYLIKKSNFYRGKKYEEVKSSSRKSLSSPTLNGNQSPDQLGTL
- the P2RX5 gene encoding P2X purinoceptor 5 isoform X4, with amino-acid sequence MRKVKEGDEGFSPVLAVRWVFVVKKGYQDTDTSLQSSVITKLKGVAFTNTSELGERLWDVADYVIPPQGESVFFVMTNLIVTPNQRQDTCPEVGRTEPLDPQTRAKPGSASIPDALCDKDTDCLEGEAVVAGNGVKTGRCLKDRDSTRGTCEVLAWCPVEKRSKPKKPLLGSAENFTVYIKNSIRFPKFKFSKMNVLATDNESYLKSCRYSQEHPYCPIFVLGNIVRWAGGNFQEMASEGGVIGIQIEWNCDLDKAPSECNPHYSFSRLDNKSAETSISSGYNFRFAKYYRDAEGVDYRTLIKAYGIRFDVMVNGKAGKFNIIPTIINISSGLALMGAGAFFCDLVLLYLIKKSNFYRGKKYEEVKSSSRKSLSSPTLNGNQSPDQLGTL